A region of Sulfurovum sp. DNA encodes the following proteins:
- a CDS encoding cytochrome C, which translates to MKLSLLLTVVSIFVLLSRFAMASGYTQADRIADMQKMAQAMQDIQSGLLYNNIDIIKAGTRVLKDTIVKIHATDEEINSKDIYEKWLNNNLKMTSKIQKKIVKKAEILEERFETGDAVQALQQHSKIIGQCMKCHVRLRKW; encoded by the coding sequence ATGAAATTATCACTATTGTTAACAGTAGTATCAATATTTGTACTCTTAAGTCGTTTTGCCATGGCGAGTGGATATACGCAAGCAGATAGAATTGCAGATATGCAAAAGATGGCACAAGCAATGCAAGATATCCAATCGGGTTTGCTCTATAATAATATAGATATCATTAAGGCAGGGACAAGGGTATTGAAAGATACAATTGTAAAAATACATGCAACTGATGAAGAGATAAACAGTAAAGATATTTATGAGAAATGGCTCAACAATAACTTAAAGATGACAAGTAAAATACAAAAGAAAATTGTTAAAAAAGCAGAAATACTTGAAGAGCGTTTCGAAACAGGCGATGCAGTTCAGGCACTACAGCAGCATAGTAAAATTATTGGGCAGTGTATGAAGTGTCACGTGAGACTTCGAAAGTGGTAA